The following nucleotide sequence is from Scyliorhinus torazame isolate Kashiwa2021f chromosome 4, sScyTor2.1, whole genome shotgun sequence.
GATTCAATGCTAATATTCACGACAGTTTGGTAAATACTTGAAGGGAAACAATTATATTTTTTATGAGGAAAGAACAGGGGACAGTGATTAATTGGATAGTTCAACCATAAATGCTTAAAATGAATAACCTCCTCCTGTGTTGCaccatttaataataatagctGACAAAAATTGAAGTACAGAGCTTTTAATAAACAGTTTATTGAAATAGTTCACTTTCCAATTGTTCAGTGTTCACTGGGGGATGGGTCACacatattgtgtacagtattgaccCTAACCCAAAGGATCGATTGACAAATAAACGCTGAGAGGGAGTAATAAGAGACAGGCAAGAGAGAACAACATTGAGTACTGGGGTGGCTAGATAGGATTCAGTGGTGGAAAGGTTGACGTGTTCGCTGTTTTCACAGTGAGAAGAAATGAGGTTGTGAAGATGGGTGATTGGAATTTACTGGGAAGCATTTTGGAAGAGGTGCACGTTCACTCAACGATCATGGGAAAAATTTGGTTGACAATCCTATTCATTTTCAGGATGCTGGTTCTTGGCGTCGCTGCTGAAGATGTTTGGGATGATGAACAAGCTGAATTCATTTGCAACACTGAGCAACCAGGCTGCAGGAACGTCTGCTACGACCAGGCCTTCCCCATTTCTCTCATTAGGTACTGGGTCTTACAGATCATCTTCGTGTCTTCGCCGTCCTTGGTTTACATGGGTCACGCACTCTACCGGCTGAGGGCACTCGAGAAAGAAAGGCAGAGGAAGAAAGCTCATCTCCGAGCCGAACTGGAAGAAAATGAGCTGATGATAGAAGCGCACAAAAGGTTGGAAAAAGAACTGAGAAAGTTGGAGGAACAACGCAAGGTGAATAAGGCACCTCTCCGAGGTACACTTTTACGCACTTACGTCCTCCAGATACTGATCAGATTGACGGTGGAGATTGGTTTCATGGTAGGTCAATATCTCCTGTACGGATTTCGACTTGATCCCCTCTACAAGTGCCTGCGATCGCCCTGTCCCAATACTGTGGATTGCTTCGTTTCGAGGTCCACAGAAAAGACCATTTTCATCGTCTTCATGCTTAGCATAGCTGCGTCCTCTTTGTTTTTGAATGTACTTGAAATCATTCACTTAGGAATCAGAAAGATCAAACAGGGGCTTTACGTGGAGTCAGAGCTCAGCATCTACAAACCGAACTGGAGTTCTGTGGTGCCGCAAGTTTGCATTCTGGCCAATTCCTCATCTCACGAACTTGTCCCAATGACCTTGAGTGGTTATAAGCTTTTACCAGAACAGCAAGGGAATCCTGGAAACCTCCCTATCTTGCTGACTCCGGCACCGCTCAGTGTAGTTCAAGGTGAGGCCTGTATTAGAGCAAAGAAACATAGACAAAACTTTTTATTTCTGCTGCAAGAAATATTCAGATGCAAGGAATGGCCTTTTTTTTACATTTGATATTTACAAGTTAAAAAATAAAAAGTTAAGTTGACTATGCGCCGTCAGTTGGAGCAATCTAAGTATTCAGTcagatacaaaaacagaaaatactggactatcacagcaggtctgacagcatctgatgAGCCAGATGGGggctaacctttcgagtccagatgactctgtcaaagctggagagaactggaaactgGGTCAGATTTGCACTGTTGTGGGGGAGAGGGCAACGTGGAGttggataggtggagattgacaaagatgttgtggacagaaggACAGGGAATGTAAATGTAAtgatcaaggctaagaaaggtACTGATAGTGGCACaataagagattagaatgtgttaatagcagaaaaaAGGTAAGCAGGGTAAGGAACAGGGAACAGGTGGCCCAAGTgaggtagggtggggtgtggggagggggacaatggtgaggggaaaacagattgatggaagaaattaaaataaattgatagaaataaaaatggggtgaaggtggaggagagagtttactgtctgaagttgttgaactcaatgttaattccggaaggctgtaatgtgccaaatggaagatgaggtgctgttccttcagtttgcattgggcttcacttggaacattgcagcaggccagggACAgatatgtggacatgagagcaggacggtgagctgAAATGGTAAGCGACaaaaaggtctgggtcctgcttgcggaccgaCTGgaagtgttctgcaaagtggtcacccagtctggttTAGTTTCTCCAATGTAGGGAAGGCCGCATTGGGAGCagtaaatgcaatagaccagattgaaggaggtgcatgtgaagcaCTGCCTCAGAGTGTTCAGGCCTTTGCATGTGAGcagagaggaggtaaaggggcaggtgttgcacattcatcgattgcatgggaaggtgccgtgggaggagggtgaggtgttgggatgatggaggagtggacccaaGTATCCCGGAGGGAAAggtccctgtgaaatgctgacatgggagtgaggggaagatgtgtttggtggtggaatcatgctggtgttggtggaactggcggaggatgattcttttaatgggaaggctgatggggtgaaaagtgaggaaaaggagcaccctatcctggctctgggagggaggagatggggtgagagcagaggtgcgggagatgggtcggggaagttgagagccctgtcgacctCAGTGCATGGGAACCCACAATTAAGGAAGACGGAAGACATGTCAACAGCACTGTTTTGGAAAATGGCATCATCGAAACAAATGTGACAAAGG
It contains:
- the gja10b gene encoding gap junction alpha-10 protein; translated protein: MGDWNLLGSILEEVHVHSTIMGKIWLTILFIFRMLVLGVAAEDVWDDEQAEFICNTEQPGCRNVCYDQAFPISLIRYWVLQIIFVSSPSLVYMGHALYRLRALEKERQRKKAHLRAELEENELMIEAHKRLEKELRKLEEQRKVNKAPLRGTLLRTYVLQILIRLTVEIGFMVGQYLLYGFRLDPLYKCLRSPCPNTVDCFVSRSTEKTIFIVFMLSIAASSLFLNVLEIIHLGIRKIKQGLYVESELSIYKPNWSSVVPQVCILANSSSHELVPMTLSGYKLLPEQQGNPGNLPILLTPAPLSVVQEPTDEAGRDYSMDPLQQNLEQHTRQHLDEHVGQHSNQMKHSHQTLEIQNQVSSGASIKPQQNDIGSKTSHTIHNGLEQTKLTTYSSNQMEISVPTHNTLRKQSRVSSYKDYQDSADAQECGQLSTMRKISCTGSKSKMISESALVSRPESPDSTNVSSSESKYKEESSPVAHTSSGRRLSMSMLLELSSIMKK